In the genome of Dermacentor variabilis isolate Ectoservices chromosome 5, ASM5094787v1, whole genome shotgun sequence, one region contains:
- the LOC142582149 gene encoding acetylcholinesterase-like, producing MARYSLCAWSLAAALVVGANFMPPVYSSNSEPIVSTNTGLVVGKRMKMKEANVDAFLGIPYATAPTSHLRFERPRPPAAWNATYRATTMPSPCWQTTLRLLDGAPLDYYSSASEDCLYVNVWRQSSICSGSTGCEAKRPVIVFIHGGGFTWGDSALFVYDMANFVSLSDVVFVTFNYRLSILGFLSLERPEFPGNLGLWDQNLVLKWVRANIASFGGDPDEVTLMGQSAGGISVALHAVSPHSQGLFKRAVMMSGAPLSMILGSSHRGEGKFVNIVSTLGCYDFKRTLDDQLRDAVACLKRLDAHFIFKTLEGEDPMVQVFVPTFGDDFFPESPFSEDTWKNIPVKEILLGNVLNEGTLLLDNLEYASPRFRAILSTDYRLAITLAMQPMFGISVSQARHIVEAYFGDPEIEHTQHQVRKLYSELLGDAVFDCPVQLMSELTSKQGMKTYRYLFAHRGSYSFWPEWMGVAHSEETMYMLGSLPFLNDTAHKIEAMAEVAAEMMMSKNYTTQEEKMMEHIVSAVSCFAKAG from the coding sequence ATGGCGCGCTACTCACTATGCGCATGGAGCCTCGCAGCGGCGCTTGTTGTCGGGGCAAATTTTATGCCCCCTGTGTACAGTTCAAATTCGGAACCCATTGTGAGCACCAACACGGGTCTTGTCGTAGGAAAGCGAATGAAGATGAAGGAAGCAAATGTGGACGCATTCCTCGGTATACCGTACGCCACAGCTCCTACCAGTCACCTGCGCTTCGAAAGACCGCGACCGCCCGCAGCCTGGAATGCAACGTACAGAGCCACAACGATGCCGTCTCCTTGTTGGCAGACTACGCTGCGCCTGCTTGACGGCGCGCCTCTCGACTACTACTCCAGCGCTTCCGAAGACTGCCTTTACGTAAATGTCTGGAGACAGTCTTCAATTTGTTCTGGTTCGACAGGATGCGAGGCCAAGAGACCCGTAATCGTGTTCATCCATGGCGGGGGATTCACATGGGGCGACTCGGCGCTGTTCGTTTATGATATGGCGAACTTTGTCTCCCTGTCAGACGTCGTGTTCGTCACCTTCAACTACAGGCTGAGCATCCTGGGCTTCCTGTCCTTAGAAAGACCAGAATTTCCCGGCAACTTGGGCCTTTGGGACCAGAACCTAGTGCTGAAATGGGTGCGCGCCAATATCGCAAGCTTTGGTGGTGACCCGGACGAAGTGACGCTCATGGGTCAAAGCGCCGGCGGTATTAGTGTGGCTCTACACGCCGTGTCCCCGCATAGCCAAGGACTGTTCAAGCGAGCCGTCATGATGAGCGGTGCACCACTGTCAATGATTCTTGGCTCTTCGCACAGGGGCGAAGGGAAGTTCGTAAACATCGTAAGTACCTTGGGCTGTTACGACTTCAAAAGAACCCTGGACGACCAGCTTCGTGACGCAGTGGCGTGCTTAAAAAGATTAGACGCCCATTTCATTTTCAAGACACTGGAAGGTGAAGACCCTATGGTGCAAGTGTTCGTGCCTACGTTCGGCGACGATTTTTTCCCTGAGAGCCCATTTTCGGAAGATACATGGAAGAATATTCCCGTCAAGGAAATTTTACTCGGAAATGTGTTAAACGAGGGAACACTGCTTTTGGACAATTTAGAATACGCATCTCCGCGATTTCGTGCGATACTGTCTACAGACTACAGACTTGCCATTACGCTGGCTATGCAGCCCATGTTTGGCATATCCGTGTCACAGGCGAGGCACATAGTCGAAGCGTACTTTGGAGATCCGGAAATTGAGCACACTCAGCACCAAGTCAGAAAGCTATACAGCGAGCTGCTGGGAGATGCTGTATTTGACTGTCCCGTTCAACTTATGAGCGAATTAACGTCTAAGCAAGGAATGAAAACGTATCGTTATTTATTCGCTCACCGCGGATCGTACAGCTTTTGGCCGGAGTGGATGGGCGTCGCTCACTCAGAAGAAACTATGTACATGCTCGGATCGCTCCCGTTCTTGAATGACACTGCCCACAAAATTGAAGCaatggcagaagtagcagctgAGATGATGATGTCGAAGAACTACACGACCCAAGAAGAGAAGATGATGGAACATATCGTCAGCGCTGTTTCCTGCTTTGCCAAGGCTGGGTAA